One window from the genome of Pyxicephalus adspersus chromosome 6, UCB_Pads_2.0, whole genome shotgun sequence encodes:
- the SCPEP1 gene encoding retinoid-inducible serine carboxypeptidase, whose protein sequence is MEAKCLTVISAALLCLLLPPAWGGQVKEDWNYVQVRKNANMFWWLYYADHPTKNYTQVPLVMWLQGGPGASGCGFGNFAEIGPLDIKLKPRNSSWVQVASLLFVDNPVGTGYSYTTDSQAFARDVDTLTADMLLLLKEFFNSKAEFQTTSFYIFSESYGGKMAAAISLALHKAVLAGDIKCNFAGVALGDSWISPIDSVISWGPYLYSISLLDENGLRAVQKAADSVQDALNKGKYEEATDLWSMTEDVIEENTDGVNFYNILTQDSLMSRKENSNVKFGNLALGSLYRRHILPLQADELSELMNGPIRAKLKIIPDSVTWGGQSAEVFRNMAGDFMKPVVNIVDELLGAGINVTVYNGQLDLIVDTVGQEGWVKQLKWKKLDQFKNLRWTPLHLQSRETAAFYKSWENFSFYWILRAGHMVPSDQPETSLKMLQMITNQGN, encoded by the exons ATGGAAGCCAAGTGCCTGACAGTGATCAGTGCTGCCCTCCTGTGCCTTCTACTGCCCCCTGCCTGGG GTGGGCAGGTAAAGGAAGACTGGAACTATGTGCAGGTGAGGAAGAATGCCAACATGTTCTGGTGGCTTTACTATGCCGACCACCCAACCAAGAACTACACCCAGGTGCCACTGGTCATGTGGCTGCAG GGTGGTCCTGGAGCTTCTGGTTGTGGATTTGGGAATTTTGCAGAGATTGGACCCCTCGATATTAAACTGAAGCCAAGAAACAGCAGCTGG GTGCAGGTGGCCAGTCTGCTATTTGTGGACAATCCTGTGGGCACCGGGTACAGCTACACAACGGACAGCCAAGCATTTGCCAGGGATGTGGACACGCTCACTGCAGACATGCTGCTTCTTCTCAAAGAGTTTTTTAACTCCAAAGCGGAATTCCAG ACAACCAGCTTTTACATCTTCTCAGAGTCCTATGGAGGAAAGATGGCCGCTGCGATTTCCCTGGCACTACACAAG GCTGTGCTGGCAGGtgacattaaatgtaattttgctggAGTGGCCCTTGGAGATTCCTGGATCTCCCCTATCG ACTCGGTGATAAGCTGGGGCCCGTATCTCTACAGCATT TCTCTGCTAGATGAGAATGGTTTGAGGGCAGTTCAGAAAGCGGCAGACTCGGTCCAGGATGCTCTCAATAAAGGAAAGTACGAGGAGGCGACAGATCTGTGGTCCATGACAGAAGATGTCATAGAGGAG AATACAGATGGAGTGAACTTCTACAATATTTTGACCCAAGATTCTCTGATGTCAAGAAAAGAGAATAGCAATGTAAAGTTCGGTAATCTGGCTCTTG GGAGTCTCTACCGACGCCATATCCTACCTCTCCAGGCTGACGAGCTGTCAGAGCTGATGAATGGACCAATCAGAGCCAAGCTGAAGATCATTCCAGACTCGGTCACATGGGGAG gCCAGTCTGCAGAAGTCTTCAGAAACATGGCTGGAGACTTTATGAAGCCGGTGGTAAACATTGTGGATGAGCTCCTTGGTGCAGGGATAAATGTCACCGTGTATAATGGACAGCTGGACCTCATAGTTGACACGGTTG GTCAGGAGGGATGGGTCAAACAACTAAAGTGGAAGAAGCTGGACCAATTCAAGAACCTGCGATGGACCCCGCTGCACCTGCAGTCCAGAGAAACCGCAGCTTTCTACAAATCCTGGGAGAACTTCAGCTTCTACTGGATTTTAAGAGCAGGGCACATG GTGCCATCTGACCAACCAGAAACATCACTGAAAATGCTGCAGATGATTACAAACCAGGGAAATTAG